CCTGTACATCATCTGGCACCTGTTCGACCTGAGCTGGACCGGCACCGGCTACCACTACCACCGCGGTGACGCCTACGGGAACGTGGCCCAGAGCCTCCACCGGCCATGGGTCGCGGCGATCTACATCGTGGCCAACCTGTTGCTCGGCCTCCACCTGTTCCACGGCGTGTGGAGCCTCTTCCAGTCGCTCGGGTGGAACAACCCCCGGTTCAACATGTGGCGCCGCCGGTTCGCGCAGGGCTTCGCGGCCGTGATCGTGGCCGGCAACGTCTCGTTCCCGATCTTCATCCTGGCCGGCGTGGTCAGCGTCCCGAAGTAGCGCGGGCGGAGGACTTCCATGACAGACATCACGCTCGACGCCCAGATCCCCGACGCGCCGATCCAAGAGATGTGGGATCAGGCCAAGTTCGACATGAAGCTGGTCAACCCGGCCAACAAGCGCAAGTACGAGATCATCGTGGTGGGCACCGGCCTGGCGGGTGCATCCGCCGCCGCCACGATGGCCGGGCTCGGCTACAACGTGTCGGTCTTCACGTACCACGACTCGCCCCGCCGGGCGCACTCGATCGCTGCCCAAGGCGGCATCAACGCGGCGAAGAACTACCACGGCGACGGCGACAGCATCTACCGCCTCTTCTACGACACGGTGAAGGGCGGCGACTTCCGGTCGCGCGAAGCCAATGTCTACCGGCTGGCGCAGGTGTCGTCGAACATCATCGACCAGGCCACGGCCCAAGGTGTGCCGTTCGCCCGCGAGTACGGAGGTCTGCTCGACAACCGGTCGTTTGGTGGCGCGCAGGTGTCGCGCACCTTCTACGCACGCGGCCAGACCGGCCAGCAGCTGCTGCTCGGCGCCTACCAGGCGCTCGCCGAGCAGATCGGCAAAGGCACGGTGAAGCTCTACAACCGCTGCGAGTTCATCGACACCGTGGTGGTCGACGGACGCGCGGCCGGCATCGTCGTGCGGGACCTGCTCACCGGCGAGATCCGCTCGCACGCCGCCCACGCCGTGGTGCTCGCCACCGGCGGCTACGGCAACGTGTTCTTCCTGTCGACCAATGCCATGGCCTGCAACGTGTCCGCTGCGTGGCGGGCCCACCGACGTGGCGCCCTGTTCGCCAACCCCTGCTACACGCAGATCCACCCGACGTGCATCCCGGCGAGCGACGAGTTCCAGTCCAAGCTCACGCTGATGAGCGAGTCGCTCCGCAACGACGGCCGCATCTGGGTGCCCGTCAAGGAAGGCGACGACCGACCGCCGGCCCAGATCCCCGAGTCCGAGCGTGACTACTACCTCGAGCGGAAGTACCCGTCGTTCGGCAACCTCGTCCCCCGCGACGTGGCCAGCCGCAACGCCAAGACAGCCGTCGACTCGGGCAAGGGCGTCGGGCCGCTGCACAACGGCGTGTACCTGGACTTCGCCGACTCGATCTCCCGGCTCGGCCACGACGTGGTCGAGCAGCGCTACGGGAACTTGTTCGAGATGTACGAGCGGATTACCGACGAGAACCCCTACCAGGTGCCCATGCGGGTGTATCCCGCGATCCACTACACGATGGGCGGCCTGTGGGTCGACTACGAGCTGCAGACCACGATCCCCGGCATGTACTCGATCGGTGAGTGCAACTTCGCGGACCAGGGCGCCAACCGGCTCGGTGCGTCGGCGCTGATGCAAGGCCTGGCCGACGGCTACTTCATCCTCCCGTACACGATCGGCAACGGCCTCGCCCCGCTGCTGAACCACCCGCTCGTCGACACCGGCCATGAGGCGTTCCAGGCAGCCGAGGCACAAGCCCGCGACCGCTTCAGCCGCTACCTGTCGATCAAGGGCAGCCGCTCGGTCGACTGGTTCCACCGCGAGCTCGGCCGGATCGTCTGGGAGCACTGCGGTATGGAGCGCACCCGTCCC
The sequence above is a segment of the Acidimicrobiales bacterium genome. Coding sequences within it:
- a CDS encoding fumarate reductase/succinate dehydrogenase flavoprotein subunit; its protein translation is MTDITLDAQIPDAPIQEMWDQAKFDMKLVNPANKRKYEIIVVGTGLAGASAAATMAGLGYNVSVFTYHDSPRRAHSIAAQGGINAAKNYHGDGDSIYRLFYDTVKGGDFRSREANVYRLAQVSSNIIDQATAQGVPFAREYGGLLDNRSFGGAQVSRTFYARGQTGQQLLLGAYQALAEQIGKGTVKLYNRCEFIDTVVVDGRAAGIVVRDLLTGEIRSHAAHAVVLATGGYGNVFFLSTNAMACNVSAAWRAHRRGALFANPCYTQIHPTCIPASDEFQSKLTLMSESLRNDGRIWVPVKEGDDRPPAQIPESERDYYLERKYPSFGNLVPRDVASRNAKTAVDSGKGVGPLHNGVYLDFADSISRLGHDVVEQRYGNLFEMYERITDENPYQVPMRVYPAIHYTMGGLWVDYELQTTIPGMYSIGECNFADQGANRLGASALMQGLADGYFILPYTIGNGLAPLLNHPLVDTGHEAFQAAEAQARDRFSRYLSIKGSRSVDWFHRELGRIVWEHCGMERTRPGLEKALSEIPALYDEFNKDLRVLGDDRSLNQSLERAGRVDDFFQLAQLMCRDALEREESCGGHFRAEHQTPEGEALRDDEHFAYVAAWEWTGDDTAEELHKEPLEFEHVHLAQRSYK